The proteins below are encoded in one region of Mesoplodon densirostris isolate mMesDen1 chromosome Y unlocalized genomic scaffold, mMesDen1 primary haplotype SUPER_Y_unloc_1, whole genome shotgun sequence:
- the LOC132482969 gene encoding testis-specific Y-encoded protein 3-like yields the protein MGSEAGPGEGGTARGPGVLLGVVREVGRVLALADGWGEEAAIFSGEVVQQGAALLEGQVAGIMEVFWQPVEDMMEEVEEVAEEQQQQEEQEEQKQEEPGRGPTIPGSPLEALEALEAAQLQLEPVNRQCFRSYFRLRLTALRRRKHYLEHRSTIIQSIPGFWFKVFVNDRRMSAMMSAQDKDILSYMTNLKVEELRYPSDCRKITLFFRNNPYFQNEVVVKEYLVHVTGYRASHSTPIQWHHRFEREAYSRRHHNSGLNFFSWFSDHSCAGSSRIAEIIGEDLWPNPLRYYPREEGPTGTGDREEDRYSGSNTGVPEGGVLTVPFPSHMKIVDQAPHPEDQVVLKACDGFRKTEPG from the exons ATGGGCAGCGAGGCGGGGCCAGGGGAAGGTGGCACTGCCCGGGGACCCGGGGTCCTCCTAGGTGTGGTGCGGGAGGTGGGTAGGGTGCTGGCACTAGCTGATGGGTGGGGCGAGGAGGCCGCCATCTTTAGCGGGGAGGTGGTGCAGCAAGGCGCGGCCCTGTTGGAGGGACAGGTGGCGGGGATCATGGAGGTGTTTTGGCAGCCTGTGGAGGACATGAtggaagaggtggaggaggtggcggaggagcagcagcagcaggaagagcAGGAAGAGCAGAAGCAG GAAGAGCCAGGGCGTGGACCCACGATCCCCGGGTCCCCGCTGGAGGCGCTGGAGGCCCTGGAGGCCGCGCAGTTACAGCTGGAGCCTGTGAATAGGCAATGCTTCCGAAGCTACTTTCGTCTCAGACTCACAGCACTTCGGAGGCGGAAGCACTATCTAGAACACAGAAGCACCATCATCCagagcatccctggcttctggtTCAAAGTT TTTGTGAACGACCGCCGGATGTCAGCCATGATGAGTGCCCAAGATAAAGACATACTTAGCTACATGACCAACTTGAAG GTGGAGGAACTCAGATATCCCAGTGATTGCCGCAAGATCACGTTGTTTTTCCGGAACAACCCCTATTTCCAGAATGAGGTGGTTGTTAAGGAGTATCTCGTTCACGTCACTG GATATAGGGCGTCTCATTCCACTCCAATTCAGTGGCACCATCGTTTTGAAAGGGAGGCGTATAGCCGCAGGCACCACAACAGCGGCCTTAACTTCTTCAGCTGGTTCTCTGACCACAGCTGTGCAGGATCTAGCAGGATTGCTGAG ATCATCGGCGAGGACCTGTGGCCCAATCCCCTGCGCTACTACCCGAGGGAGGAAGGCCCCACCGGGACAGGTGACAGAGAGGAGGACAG GTACAGCGGCTCCAACACAGGCGTCCCTGAGGGTGGCGTATTGACAGTACCATTTCCGTCCCACATG AAAATCGTGGACCAAGCACCTCACCCAGAGGATCAGGTGGTGCTGAAGGCATGTGACGGCTTCAGGAAGACAGAG